A genomic segment from Aegilops tauschii subsp. strangulata cultivar AL8/78 chromosome 1, Aet v6.0, whole genome shotgun sequence encodes:
- the LOC123494727 gene encoding disease resistance protein Pik-2-like, translating into MVMGLLSPRGSQITTTPVAESCPSYLKGVSKDILKKCDGLPLAINAISSLLATRKTKEEWDEVRCSIDFARGTNPDIDALNYILSLSYFDLPHRLRSCLLYMTLFPEDYKIDRLRLVHRWISEGFVHSKDGKDLVELGDAYFHELVNRSLIQPIDIGYDGKAWGCRVHDTILDFLIYKSTQENFCTLLGDRSEATNFSDNEVRRLSQLGNVGRSHKMDLSHARTFGTFVHTKQMLSLESNALRVLDLEDCCGLENHHIKSIGRFPQLRYLNISSTRITKLPEQIGDLRHLETLNAYCDLLRELSETVTRLQRLVRLSIRWRTKLPDSIGNMTNLQELQYIDVFKHSLCFVDLRKLRIKLDTDGIEGEKLASYKEKLESSLRKLDARKCPSLWIAVCLSEKDGVEGYPFFPALSCIRKISLVCRERCRIAKCLIQLVSLEKLYVYAKEIEKQDLEIVGRIPNLLEVDIYNGKTGHRHHQRRISTAAVFSVHCNTCKGLMFEAGTMPKLPCLTRTRV; encoded by the coding sequence AAAGTTGCCCTTCTTACTTGAAAGGAGTGTCTAAAGATATTTTGAAGAAATGTGATGGTTTACCGCTAGCAATCAATGCCATATCTAGCTTGTTGGCTACcaggaaaacaaaagaagagTGGGATGAGGTGCGATGCTCAATTGACTTTGCAAGAGGCACAAATCCTGACATAGATGCATTGAATTACATATTATCTCTGAGCTACTTTGACCTTCCTCACCGTCTAAGAAGTTGCCTGTTATACATGACTTTGTTTCCTGAAGATTACAAGATTGACAGGCTACGTTTGGTACATAGATGGATTTCCGAGGGTTTCGTCCACAGCAAAGATGGGAAAGATCTTGTTGAATTAGGAGATGCATATTTTCATGAGCTTGTCAATAGGAGTTTAATACAACCGATTGACATAGGGTATGATGGCAAGGCATGGGGCTGCAGAGTGCATGACACAATCCTTGATTTCCTCATTTACAAGTCTACCCAAGAGAACTTTTGTACTTTGTTAGGTGATCGTTCAGAGGCCACGAATTTTTCAGATAACGAAGTTCGTCGACTCTCACAGTTGGGAAATGTGGGTAGATCTCATAAAATGGATTTATCCCATGCTCGAACATTTGGGACTTTCGTGCACACCAAGCAAATGCTCTCCCTTGAATCAAATGCTCTGCGTGTGCTAGACTTGGAAGATTGTTGTGGACTGGAAAATCATCACATCAAAAGTATTGGAAGGTTTCCTCAGTTGAGGTACTTGAACATCTCTAGCACACGAATAACTAAGCTTCCAGAACAAATAGGTGATTTGCGACATCTTGAGACACTAAATGCATACTGTGATCTTCTAAGAGAGCTATCGGAAACTGTTACGCGGCTTCAGCGATTGGTGCGTCTGTCTATACGTTGGAGAACTAAATTGCCTGACAGCATTGGAAATATGACAAATTTGCAAGAGCTTCAGTATATTGATGTCTTCAAGCACTCGCTGTGCTTTGTGGACCTGAGGAAACTGAGGATTAAGTTGGACACCGACGGGATAGAAGGAGAAAAATTAGCAAGTTACAAGGAAAAGCTAGAGTCATCCCTCCGGAAACTAGACGCACGGAAATGTCCTTCTCTGTGGATTGCAGTGTGTTTATCAGAGAAGGATGGCGTAGAAGGATATCCTTTCTTCCCTGCTCTAAGTTGCATCCGAAAGATTTCTCTGGTCTGTAGAGAAAGGTGTAGGATTGCCAAATGTCTGATCCAACTTGTCAGTCTTGAAAAACTGTATGTATATGCCAAGGAGATAGAGAAGCAAGATCTTGAGATAGTTGGAAGAATACCTAATCTGCTCGAAGTCGATATATATAACGGGAAGACAGGGCATAGGCACCATCAGAGGAGGATCTCAACGGCTGCAGTGTTTTCGGTGCACTGCAATACCTGTAAGGGATTGATGTTTGAGGCAGGGACCATGCCAAAGCTCCCCTGCCTTACAAGAACTCGAGTTTAA